A DNA window from Miscanthus floridulus cultivar M001 unplaced genomic scaffold, ASM1932011v1 fs_180_1_2, whole genome shotgun sequence contains the following coding sequences:
- the LOC136530697 gene encoding subtilisin-like protease SBT2.5 isoform X5, giving the protein MDLLSMLNLRSGAKGVRLIQEDIKMAKMTTHTPSYIGASAVWPLLGGAENSGDGVVIGMIDTGIDPKNPSFAISNTSSQAKPPPASFKGICRTGNRFPPDSCSSKIVGARWFARAAQATGEFNATIHYESPYDPDGHGSHTASIAAGNFHTPLVSRGYNFGYASGMAPGARLAIYKAAYPFGGYMSDVIAAVDQAVEDGVNVISLSMAPSSVSPGPASFLNLLEAQLLLATKAGVSVVQAVGNAGPDANTVVSFSPWILSVAASTTDRKYRKSIIIGNGKVFSCGALSAPTPGETMYPLAWADDVVNENSSDRAVNCQDPNIFIRPLVQGKVIICMFDSSSYYEDNPDLAGVIVTIERIGAAGVIVTDRSSGDVDIDYEPTFPTTVPSAIVLRGSDMRALFRYYNNNTVRDEHGNVVSFGATVRITEGRRASYSGEAPVVADYSSRGPDVENAQMQTAEVLKPNVMAPGNLIWGAWSPTSNALPEIQGEKYALLSGTSMAAPHVAGVAALIKQRHPTWSPAMVMSAIMSTADVTDRSGRPLTVRSDDGSVDPATPFDMGAGAVNAARALDPGLVFDAGYSDYLRFLCAVPGVDNAAVLRAVGAPCPPPPSPRAGMGAGVARWCSDLNAASVTVASLLGSRRVDRRVTSVGAQNETYMAYVRAPGGVAVRVSPSQFAIAPGAARTLRIVFNTTAPGNAFSFGEVVLKGNKKHRVRIPLAVYPAAALSP; this is encoded by the exons ATGGATTTGCTCTCCATGCTGAATCTGAGAAG TGGTGCAAAAGGAGTTAGACTTATCCAAGAAGACATCAAAATGGCCAAGATGACCACACATACACCAAGTTACATTGGAGCTAGTGCAGTCTGGCCGCTCCTGGGTGGTGCTGAGAATTCCGGTGATGGGGTGGTGATTGGCATGATTGATACCGGGATTGACCCTAAGAACCCAAGCTTTGCTATCAGTAACACGTCAAGCCAAGCGAAACCACCACCGGCTAGTTTCAAAGGAATATGTCGTACTGGGAATAGATTTCCTCCAGATTCATGCAGTAGTAAGATAGTGGGAGCTAGGTGGTTTGCACGTGCTGCCCAAGCCACTGGGGAGTTCAATGCTACAATTCACTATGAATCTCCTTATGATCCAGATGGTCATGGCAG CCACACCGCATCGATTGCAGCTGGGAATTTCCATACGCCACTAGTATCCAGAGGCTACAACTTTGGGTATGCAAGCGGCATGGCCCCTGGAGCTCG TCTTGCAATCTACAAAGCTGCCTATCCTTTCGGTGGATACATGTCAGATGTGATTGCTGCGGTCGACCAG GCAGTAGAGGATGGGGTTAATGTTATAAGTCTTTCTATGGCTCCTTCTTCAGTTTCACCTGGGCCAGCATCTTTCCTCAATTTGCTTGAGGCACAACTGCTCCTTGCCACAAAGGCTGGAGTGTCAGTTGTTCAGGCCGTTGGCAATGCAGGACCCGATGCAAACACAGTCGTCTCTTTCAGCCCATGGATATTAAGTGTTGCTGCTTCAACGACAGACCGTAAGTATAGAAAATCAATCATAATTGGCAATGGGAAAGTATTTTCTTGCGGCGCCCTTTCAG CTCCAACACCAGGTGAAACAATGTACCCACTAGCATGGGCTGATGATGTGGTCAATGAGAATTCATCCGATAGGGCTGTCAATTGCCAAGATCCAAATATCTTCATCAGACCTCTTGTCCAGGGAAAGGTGATTATTTGCATGTTCGATTCATCAAGCTACTATGAAGACAACCCCGACCTTGCTGGTGTCATCGTTACGATTGAGAGAATTGGAGCTGCTGGAGTCATCGTCACTGATCGTTCTTCGGGTGACGTCGACATTGATTATGAGCCTACATTTCCCACGACAGTCCCTTCCGCCATAGTTCTGAGGGGTTCCGACATGCGA GCCCTATTTAGGTACTATAACAACAACACGGTTCGAGATGAACATGGAAACGTGGTCAGCTTCGGAGCGACTGTACGGATTACGGAGGGACGGCGTGCAAGCTATTCGGGAGAAGCACCAGTGGTGGCCGACTACTCCTCGAGGGGACCGGACGTGGAGAACGCACAGATGCAGACGGCAGAGGTGCTGAAACCGAACGTGATGGCACCAGGGAATCTTATATGGGGAGCATGGAGCCCGACGAGCAACGCGCTGCCAGAGATCCAGGGCGAGAAGTACGCGCTCCTGTCCGGCACAAGCATGGCCGCCCCGCACGTCGCCGGTGTGGCAGCCCTGATCAAGCAGAGGCACCCGACGTGGAGCCCCGCCATGGTCATGTCGGCGATCATGTCGACCGCGGACGTGACCGACCGCTCGGGCCGGCCGCTGACGGTGAGGAGCGACGACGGCTCCGTGGACCCCGCGACGCCGTTCGACATGGGTGCGGGCGCCGTGAACGCGGCACGCGCGCTGGACCCCGGCCTGGTGTTCGACGCCGGGTACAGCGACTACCTCCGGTTCCTGTGCGCGGTGCCCGGCGTGGACAACGCCGCTGTGCTGCGCGCGGTGGGCGCACCGTGCCCTCCCCCACCGTCGCCGCGTGCGGGGATGGGGGCGGGGGTGGCGCGGTGGTGCTCGGACCTGAACGCGGCGAGCGTGACGGTGGCGAGCCTGCTGGGGTCGCGGCGCGTGGACCGGCGCGTGACGAGCGTGGGCGCGCAGAACGAGACGTACATGGCGTACGTGCGCGCGCCCGGCGGCGTGGCGGTGCGGGTGTCGCCGTCGCAGTTCGCCATCGCGCCCGGCGCGGCGCGGACGCTGCGGATCGTGTTCAACACCACCGCGCCGGGGAACGCGTTCAGCTTCGGGGAGGTGGTGCTCAAGGGCAACAAGAAGCACCGCGTCCGGATCCCCCTCGCCGTCTACCCTGCCGCGGCACTGAGCCCATGA